Part of the Anopheles gambiae chromosome 3, idAnoGambNW_F1_1, whole genome shotgun sequence genome is shown below.
TTTTCCGCATCGGAGTTCGCCTGGTGAAGGGTACGCCGGGGGCAGGGTCCCCGGCAACGCCGCTCTTCATCGCGGCACGCAACATCTCCGGCAAGACGCTGCGCGGCTCGAAGCTGAGCAAGCCGAAACCGTTCCCGTACTTGGAGAAGCAATACACTGCCTGGAATGCGTGCATGGACGTGCTGCGCAAGAACACGACCAGCCGGTTCGACGAGAACACGAAGGTGTGCGGGTTGGAAATACACAGCAACAAATGGCAATACCAATCGCAATGAACTGTCCTCCGTCTGTGCTTCCGTTTTAGGTCGTAGTGGTTGATGGCCCGATCGCGGCAGGAAAATCCGCCTTTGCCAAGGAGCTCGCCGCAGAGCTGGAGATGAAATACTTCCCGGAGGTGACGATGGACAACTACTACATCAACCCGTATGGGTACGATATGCGCCAGCTTGATGCCAAGCTGCCCGCCACCATGCAGAGCTTCGACGTGACGAAATTCCATCAAAATCCGACCCACCGCAACGCGGCCTCCTTCCAGGTGCGCATGCTGGTGGAGCGCTTCTCGCAGTACGCGGACGCGCTGGCCCATCTGTTCAGTACGGGCGAGGGTGTGGTGCTGGATCGCAGCGTCTACTCGGACTTCGTCTTTCTCGAGGCGATGTTCCGCAACGGGTACGTTTCCAAGGGTGCCCGCTCGGTGTACTACGATCTGGTGAAGAACACGTTCTGCGACCTGATGAAGCCGCACCTGGTCATCTATCTGGACGTGCCGGTGGACGTGGTGAAGCAGCGCATCAAGAAGCGGGCCAACCCGGCGGAGGTCAACTCGAAGGCCCTGACCGACCAGTATCTGAAGGACATCGAGACGATCTACAAGCAGCAGTATCTGAAGGACATCAGCACACACGCCGAGCTGCTGATCTACGACTGGTCGGACTACGGCGAgacggaggtggtggtggaggataTCGAGCGCATCGATTTCGACCGGTTCGACAAGGACGATCCGAAGATGCGCGACTGGGTGATGGAGAACGAGGAGGACTGGACCGAGGCCCGCTGCCGGTACATGAACAAGCCGGACCTGATGAACTCGCTGAACGTGCCGCGGTTCGACGTGCCCGAGCTGACCGTGTCGCCGGACGACTTCAAGGCGTGGTACGACGTCTGGTACTCGGCCCCGGGCATGCAGTTCCGCAAGGGCTACAACGAGGAGTGCGGCGACACCGGCATCCTCACCAAGATGAAGGCCGACTTCCGCAACACGCTGTAAGATACTTGCCACAATACCCGGGCACCATAATTTCTTGTGAGAGGAGTCGCAGTGTAATAAACTAAATTGTTAACTTAACACCCTCAGTCGTGTATTTGCTTGTTTATTTGAAAGTTAGCAGGATTCTTGCATCTGGCGTCGTTCGAAGTATCGTTGCCGGGCCGCCTCAAACACATCGCCAACGGTTCGCTTCTTCCAGATGTCTATCGGCGGTGGTTTGGGCTTTTTTGCTGCCGGTTCTTCCTCCACCGTGTCCTCCTCTTTCACCGATTCCTGGGCACCTTCAACCGGCACGGTGGGTGCGCTTGCTGTATGTCCGTTCGTTTCCTTTTCTCCCTCAACAGGCTCACCCTTTGGTTGATCCTTTTCCTGCTCACCTTCCGAATCCTCGCTGCTACTATCCGAATCGATGCTGAAATCTGAATCCGCATCCAAGTTCGACTGCAAATGTGTCCTCTCCTTGGGCTCGTTACTTTCCACCGCGGCCTCGTTCTCATCATCCGACACCCGCTTACGATATTTCCTTTCCCGCTGTGAGGACGCCTTTGGACGCTCCTGCTTTTCCACCTTCTCCGGGGACTCTTTTTCACGCTCTTCTACCGCCTCTGTCACCTCTTCCGCTTTTGTGTCCACCTtgccctccttctcctccttctcaTCATCACCTTTCTCCTCGTGCTTGGTCTTCTGCTGGTAAATGTGACGATAAAACCCGCCCAAATCGGACTGCTTCGTAACGTCCCCGATCGTCTCCAGGTACTCTTCGCGCTTTTCCTGCTCCTCCAGCTTCTTCATCTCCTCCAGCTTGGCACGGTACGCGGACGTGACGAACGATTCCTTGTCCTTAAACTTTTCCCCCTCCGCGTCGCGCTCCTTCTGGACCTGCCGCTCGATCCGGCGCTCCTGTTCCTTCTTCC
Proteins encoded:
- the LOC133392799 gene encoding nuclear speckle splicing regulatory protein 1, yielding MSKKYGLIDRAADAGPVKKHAAFASDSDSDEAGTSKVKIELGANQKRQAQAAQQKAIEEDPTIYQYDELYDDMVEQREKTATQGKEQAVDRKPKYIGKLMETAERRKKEQERRIERQVQKERDAEGEKFKDKESFVTSAYRAKLEEMKKLEEQEKREEYLETIGDVTKQSDLGGFYRHIYQQKTKHEEKGDDEKEEKEGKVDTKAEEVTEAVEEREKESPEKVEKQERPKASSQRERKYRKRVSDDENEAAVESNEPKERTHLQSNLDADSDFSIDSDSSSEDSEGEQEKDQPKGEPVEGEKETNGHTASAPTVPVEGAQESVKEEDTVEEEPAAKKPKPPPIDIWKKRTVGDVFEAARQRYFERRQMQESC
- the LOC1270796 gene encoding NADH dehydrogenase [ubiquinone] 1 alpha subcomplex subunit 10, mitochondrial, which gives rise to MSGVFRIGVRLVKGTPGAGSPATPLFIAARNISGKTLRGSKLSKPKPFPYLEKQYTAWNACMDVLRKNTTSRFDENTKVVVVDGPIAAGKSAFAKELAAELEMKYFPEVTMDNYYINPYGYDMRQLDAKLPATMQSFDVTKFHQNPTHRNAASFQVRMLVERFSQYADALAHLFSTGEGVVLDRSVYSDFVFLEAMFRNGYVSKGARSVYYDLVKNTFCDLMKPHLVIYLDVPVDVVKQRIKKRANPAEVNSKALTDQYLKDIETIYKQQYLKDISTHAELLIYDWSDYGETEVVVEDIERIDFDRFDKDDPKMRDWVMENEEDWTEARCRYMNKPDLMNSLNVPRFDVPELTVSPDDFKAWYDVWYSAPGMQFRKGYNEECGDTGILTKMKADFRNTL